The Streptomyces cynarae genome contains a region encoding:
- a CDS encoding diacylglycerol/lipid kinase family protein — protein sequence MRALLVVNPAATTTSARTRDVLIHALASEMKLEAVTTEYRGHARDLGRQAAESEDIDLVVALGGDGTVNEVVNGLLHHGPDPARLPLLAVVPGGSTNVFARALGLPNDVVEATGAILDGLRERRERVVGLGLAAGTPGTEDEAVPSRWFTFNAGFGFDAGVVGRVEQQREQGKRSTHALYLRQMVRQFLDEPHRRHGTITLQRAGEEPVTDLVMSIICNTAPWTFLGNRPVYASPKASFDTGLDVLALSRLSTASVARYATQLLTSSPERGPRGRHVVALHDLSGFTLHSKAPLPLQMDGDHLGVRTSVTFTGVRRALRVIV from the coding sequence ATGCGTGCACTTCTCGTGGTCAATCCGGCGGCAACCACCACAAGCGCACGTACCCGTGATGTCCTCATCCACGCCCTGGCGAGCGAGATGAAGCTCGAGGCGGTGACCACCGAGTACCGGGGCCATGCCCGGGACCTCGGCCGGCAGGCCGCGGAGAGCGAGGACATAGACCTGGTCGTGGCGCTCGGCGGCGACGGAACGGTCAACGAGGTCGTCAACGGCCTGCTGCACCACGGCCCCGACCCCGCCCGCCTCCCCCTGCTCGCCGTGGTGCCTGGTGGCTCGACCAACGTCTTCGCCCGCGCCCTCGGCCTGCCCAACGACGTCGTGGAGGCCACCGGCGCCATCCTCGACGGCCTGCGCGAGCGCCGTGAGCGGGTGGTCGGCCTCGGTCTCGCCGCGGGCACCCCGGGCACCGAGGACGAGGCGGTGCCCTCCCGCTGGTTCACCTTCAACGCAGGCTTCGGCTTCGACGCGGGAGTGGTGGGCCGAGTGGAGCAGCAGCGGGAGCAGGGCAAGCGGTCCACGCATGCGCTCTATCTGCGCCAGATGGTCCGCCAGTTCCTGGACGAACCGCATCGCAGGCACGGCACGATCACCCTGCAACGGGCGGGTGAGGAGCCGGTCACGGATCTGGTCATGTCCATAATCTGCAACACCGCGCCCTGGACGTTTCTCGGCAATCGTCCTGTGTACGCCTCACCTAAGGCCTCGTTCGATACCGGCCTCGACGTGCTGGCCCTCAGCCGCCTCTCGACTGCCTCGGTTGCCCGGTATGCGACCCAGTTGCTCACTTCGTCCCCCGAGCGGGGACCCCGGGGCAGGCACGTCGTCGCGCTGCACGACCTGAGCGGCTTCACCTTGCATTCCAAGGCGCCCCTCCCCCTTCAGATGGACGGTGACCACCTCGGGGTGCGTACGAGCGTGACGTTCACAGGCGTACGCCGTGCACTGCGTGTGATTGTGTGA
- a CDS encoding sensor histidine kinase: protein MNELVHQHTALSDSDLEWLHLLVSEWQLLSDLSFADLVLWVPTLDGTRYVSVAQMRPNTGPTSYQDDMVGHLVPRGRRPMLDAALDEGRIVREGDPEWREEVPVRVESIPVRCGGRVLGVIARNTNLLTVRTPSRLELTYLQSASDLAQMIAAGAFPFPDQQVDMDASPRVGDGLIRLDADGIVQYASPNALSAYHRLGLAADLVGHHLGKTTAELAPTKGPVDEALVKLASGWAPREFEIEAKDGVIQFRAIPLKPKGTRIGSLVLLRDVTELRRRERELITKDATIREIHHRVKNNLQTVAALLRLQARRIESDRGREALEEAVRRVGSIAIVHETLSQNLDERVEFDEIADRVLAMVAEISPGMVTGRRSGRFGILDAEVATPLSMVLTEVLQNALEHGFRQGDTGTVEVSAVRGGTPKEARLLVTVQDDGVGLPEGFDPQTGGNLGLQIVRTLVEGELGGTFDMVPAPGRGTRVILDIPVRAQK, encoded by the coding sequence ATGAACGAACTGGTCCACCAGCACACCGCCCTCAGCGACTCCGACCTGGAGTGGCTGCATCTGCTGGTGTCGGAGTGGCAGCTGCTGTCCGACCTCTCCTTCGCCGACCTGGTCCTGTGGGTGCCCACTCTCGACGGCACCCGGTATGTGTCGGTGGCCCAGATGCGCCCCAACACCGGCCCCACGTCCTACCAGGACGACATGGTCGGCCACCTCGTCCCCCGCGGCCGCCGCCCCATGCTGGACGCGGCCCTGGACGAGGGCCGGATCGTGCGCGAGGGCGACCCGGAGTGGCGCGAGGAGGTTCCGGTCCGGGTCGAGTCCATCCCCGTACGCTGCGGGGGCCGCGTCCTCGGCGTCATCGCGCGCAACACCAACCTGCTGACCGTGCGCACCCCGAGCCGCCTGGAGCTCACCTACCTCCAGAGCGCCTCCGACCTCGCCCAGATGATCGCGGCCGGCGCCTTCCCGTTCCCCGACCAGCAGGTCGACATGGACGCCTCGCCGCGCGTCGGCGACGGCCTGATCAGGCTCGACGCGGACGGCATCGTCCAGTACGCCTCACCGAACGCGCTGTCGGCGTACCACCGGCTCGGCCTCGCCGCCGACCTCGTCGGCCACCACCTCGGCAAGACCACCGCGGAACTCGCCCCGACCAAGGGGCCGGTGGACGAGGCACTGGTCAAGCTGGCCAGCGGATGGGCGCCGCGCGAATTCGAGATCGAGGCCAAGGACGGGGTGATCCAGTTCCGCGCGATCCCCCTCAAGCCCAAGGGCACGCGCATCGGCTCGCTGGTCCTGCTCCGGGACGTCACCGAACTGCGGCGCCGCGAGCGCGAGTTGATCACCAAGGACGCGACCATCCGGGAGATCCACCACCGGGTGAAGAACAACCTCCAGACGGTCGCCGCCCTGCTCCGCCTGCAGGCCCGCCGCATCGAGTCCGATCGTGGCAGGGAGGCCCTCGAGGAGGCCGTGCGACGGGTCGGCTCTATCGCCATCGTCCATGAGACGCTGTCCCAGAACCTGGACGAGCGCGTGGAGTTCGACGAGATCGCCGACCGGGTGCTCGCCATGGTCGCGGAGATCTCGCCCGGCATGGTCACCGGCCGGCGCAGCGGCCGCTTCGGCATCCTCGACGCGGAGGTCGCCACCCCGCTGTCCATGGTGCTCACCGAGGTCCTGCAGAACGCGCTGGAGCACGGCTTCCGTCAGGGCGACACCGGCACGGTCGAGGTCTCGGCCGTCCGCGGCGGTACGCCGAAGGAGGCGCGCCTCCTGGTCACCGTCCAGGACGACGGGGTCGGCCTGCCCGAGGGCTTCGATCCCCAGACTGGGGGCAACCTCGGGCTGCAGATCGTACGGACGCTCGTGGAGGGCGAGTTGGGCGGGACCTTCGACATGGTCCCGGCCCCGGGGCGCGGCACGCGGGTGATCCTGGACATCCCGGTTCGTGCGCAGAAGTGA
- a CDS encoding ATP-binding protein has protein sequence MSQIAGEPATQDFVEVRLPAAGAYLSVLRTATAGLAARLDFTLDEIEDLRIAVDEACAILLQQAVPGSVLSCVFRLIDDSLEVTVAAPTTDGHAPSRDTFAWTVLSALAGKVSSAVSDDKTVSISLYKQRGAGPGPA, from the coding sequence GTGTCCCAGATCGCAGGCGAGCCCGCGACCCAGGACTTCGTGGAAGTCCGGCTGCCGGCTGCGGGTGCCTACCTGTCGGTGCTGCGCACGGCCACGGCCGGTCTCGCGGCCCGTTTGGACTTCACCCTCGACGAGATCGAGGACCTGCGCATCGCGGTCGACGAGGCCTGCGCGATCCTGCTGCAGCAGGCCGTGCCCGGCTCGGTGCTCAGCTGTGTCTTCCGGCTCATCGACGACTCGCTGGAGGTCACGGTCGCGGCCCCGACCACGGACGGCCATGCCCCCTCGCGGGACACTTTCGCCTGGACGGTCCTGTCGGCCCTGGCCGGCAAGGTCTCCTCCGCGGTCTCCGACGACAAGACCGTGTCCATCAGCCTCTACAAACAGCGCGGCGCGGGACCCGGGCCGGCGTGA
- a CDS encoding WhiB family transcriptional regulator, which produces MDWRHNAVCREEDPELFFPIGNTGPALLQIEEAKAVCRRCPVIEQCLQWALESGQDSGVWGGLSEDERRAMKRRAARNRARQASA; this is translated from the coding sequence ATGGACTGGCGTCACAACGCCGTTTGCCGCGAGGAAGACCCCGAGCTCTTCTTCCCCATCGGCAACACTGGTCCTGCGCTGCTGCAGATCGAGGAAGCCAAGGCCGTCTGCCGTCGCTGCCCGGTTATCGAGCAGTGCCTGCAGTGGGCGCTCGAGTCCGGCCAGGACTCCGGCGTCTGGGGTGGTCTCAGCGAGGACGAGCGCCGCGCCATGAAGCGCCGCGCCGCCCGCAACCGGGCCCGTCAGGCCTCCGCCTGA
- a CDS encoding 1-aminocyclopropane-1-carboxylate deaminase/D-cysteine desulfhydrase has translation MTSNDARNERETPDPATALRPRLPSPLQEVVDDRFTRYGVRLLLKRDDLIHPDLVGNKWRKLAPNLRAAAARPLLTFGGAYSNHLRATAAAGRLLGLETIGVVRGEELADRPLNPSLARCSADGMRLHFIDRSMYRHKAERETLTGILRAADAEEAYVVPEGGSNSLAVRGCRALGEELRGRADVVAVACGTGGTLAGLAAGLAPGQRALGIPVLKGGFLTAEVTALQTRAFGARRGTWSLDDRFHFGGYARTTPELEAFATDFASRHGLPVERLYVAKLLYGLVTLTREGAFPRGTTVAAVITGRPFP, from the coding sequence GTGACCAGCAATGACGCGCGAAACGAGCGCGAAACGCCCGACCCGGCGACCGCGCTGCGCCCGCGCCTGCCGTCGCCGCTGCAGGAGGTCGTGGACGACCGGTTCACGCGGTACGGCGTGCGGCTGCTGCTCAAGCGCGACGACCTGATCCACCCGGACCTGGTCGGCAACAAGTGGCGCAAGCTCGCCCCCAACCTGCGGGCCGCGGCAGCCCGCCCCCTGCTCACCTTCGGGGGCGCGTACTCCAACCATCTGCGGGCCACGGCCGCGGCGGGCCGACTGCTGGGGCTGGAGACGATCGGAGTGGTCCGCGGCGAGGAGCTTGCCGACCGCCCGCTCAACCCCTCCCTGGCCCGGTGCAGCGCCGACGGCATGCGACTGCACTTCATCGACAGGTCGATGTATCGCCACAAGGCGGAGCGGGAGACGCTGACCGGCATCCTGCGGGCGGCGGACGCCGAGGAGGCGTACGTGGTTCCGGAGGGCGGGAGCAACTCCCTCGCCGTGCGCGGCTGCCGCGCGCTCGGTGAGGAGCTGCGCGGCCGCGCGGACGTGGTCGCCGTGGCCTGCGGCACCGGCGGCACGCTGGCGGGCCTCGCGGCCGGCCTGGCCCCCGGCCAGCGGGCCCTGGGCATCCCCGTCCTGAAGGGGGGCTTCCTGACCGCCGAGGTGACCGCCCTGCAGACCCGCGCCTTCGGCGCCCGCCGCGGCACCTGGTCCCTCGACGACCGCTTCCACTTCGGCGGGTACGCCCGCACCACACCCGAACTCGAAGCCTTCGCGACGGACTTCGCCTCCCGCCACGGCCTGCCGGTGGAACGTCTTTATGTCGCCAAGCTGCTGTACGGGCTGGTCACGCTGACCCGGGAGGGGGCGTTCCCGAGGGGGACGACGGTGGCGGCCGTGATCACGGGTCGCCCCTTCCCCTAA
- a CDS encoding family 2B encapsulin nanocompartment shell protein, with protein sequence MSVGEEVRAEENRPQQSLGTAAARNLATTTKSAPQMQEISSRWLLRTLPWVNVQGGTYRVNRRLTYAVGDGRVTFVKTGDQVAVIPAELGELPALRAYDDLDVLGELAQRCQQRRFAPGDVLAEFGSQADEVFLLAHGKVEKIGTGPYGDDAVLGVLADGAYFGDQALLDPDAIWEYTARAVTTCTVLALPRRDVDQIAERAQSLRDHLHRQRSIPAQSTNKYGEKAIDLAAGHTGEPEIPHTFVDYEASPREYELSIAQTVLRIHTRVADLYNQPMNQTEHQLRLTVEALKERQEHELINNPDFGLLSNCEYDQRLQPHDGVPSPDDMDELLSRRRGTKLFLAHPRAISAFGRELNKRGLVPETIDIGGNRIPTWRGVPIYPCNKIPVTEARTTSIIAMRTGEEDQGVIGLRQSGIPDEIEPSLSVRFMGINEQAIISYLVTAYYSAAVLVPDALGVLENVEIGRWR encoded by the coding sequence ATGTCGGTAGGCGAAGAGGTCCGCGCCGAGGAGAACAGGCCGCAGCAGAGCCTCGGCACCGCGGCGGCGCGGAACCTGGCCACCACCACCAAGTCCGCACCCCAGATGCAGGAGATCAGCTCACGGTGGCTGCTGCGCACGCTGCCGTGGGTGAACGTGCAGGGTGGCACGTACCGGGTCAACCGCCGCCTGACCTACGCGGTGGGCGACGGCCGTGTGACCTTCGTGAAGACCGGTGACCAGGTCGCGGTCATTCCCGCGGAGCTGGGCGAGCTGCCCGCCCTGCGGGCGTACGACGACCTGGACGTGCTCGGCGAACTCGCCCAGCGCTGCCAGCAGCGCAGGTTCGCACCGGGGGACGTGCTCGCCGAGTTCGGCAGTCAGGCCGACGAGGTTTTCCTGCTCGCGCACGGCAAGGTGGAGAAGATCGGCACGGGTCCCTACGGGGACGACGCGGTGCTCGGCGTCCTCGCCGACGGCGCCTACTTCGGCGACCAGGCGCTGCTCGACCCGGACGCCATCTGGGAGTACACGGCCCGCGCGGTCACCACCTGCACGGTGCTCGCCCTGCCCCGCCGGGACGTCGACCAGATCGCGGAGCGGGCCCAGTCGCTGCGCGACCACCTCCACCGGCAGCGCTCGATCCCCGCCCAGAGCACCAACAAGTACGGCGAGAAGGCGATCGACCTCGCCGCCGGCCACACCGGTGAGCCGGAGATCCCGCACACCTTCGTCGACTACGAGGCATCGCCCCGCGAGTACGAGCTGAGCATCGCCCAGACAGTCCTGCGCATCCACACGCGCGTGGCCGACCTCTACAACCAGCCGATGAACCAGACCGAGCACCAGCTCCGGCTGACGGTCGAGGCACTCAAGGAGCGCCAGGAGCACGAGCTCATCAACAACCCCGACTTCGGGCTCCTCAGCAACTGCGAGTACGACCAGCGGCTGCAGCCGCACGACGGCGTGCCGAGCCCCGACGACATGGACGAGCTGCTCAGCAGGCGGCGCGGCACCAAGCTGTTCCTCGCCCATCCACGTGCGATCTCCGCGTTCGGCCGCGAACTCAACAAGCGCGGACTCGTCCCGGAGACCATCGACATCGGGGGCAACCGCATCCCCACCTGGCGCGGGGTGCCGATCTACCCGTGCAACAAGATCCCGGTCACCGAGGCCCGCACGACCTCGATCATCGCCATGCGTACCGGGGAGGAGGACCAGGGCGTCATCGGACTCCGTCAGTCCGGTATCCCCGACGAGATCGAACCGAGCCTGTCGGTGCGGTTCATGGGCATCAACGAGCAGGCGATCATCAGCTATCTCGTGACGGCGTACTACTCGGCCGCCGTCCTGGTCCCGGACGCGCTGGGGGTCCTGGAGAACGTCGAGATCGGCCGCTGGAGGTGA
- a CDS encoding SDR family oxidoreductase — protein MGVLAGRTALVTGASRGIGRGIAERLARDGARVAVHYGRNEAAAKETVAAIEAVGGSAFALGVELGLPGDAQALWEAFDRHADGVDILVNNAGIGGARPLSEIEEEEYDKVFAVNVKAPFFIVRRGLDRLRDGGRVINISSGLSRTAAIPQQIAYAMTKGALDVFTRDLSKVLGHRGITVNSVAPGIIDTDNTAELLHGTQDGAAWAASISALGRVGTPADVADVVAFLASDAGRWVTGSWVDATGGSLT, from the coding sequence ATGGGTGTGCTCGCGGGGAGGACCGCGCTCGTCACGGGGGCGAGCAGGGGCATCGGCCGGGGAATCGCCGAGCGGCTGGCGCGTGACGGCGCGCGGGTGGCCGTGCACTACGGCCGGAACGAGGCGGCGGCGAAGGAGACGGTCGCGGCGATCGAGGCGGTCGGCGGTTCCGCATTCGCGCTCGGCGTCGAGCTGGGGCTGCCGGGCGACGCCCAGGCCCTGTGGGAGGCGTTCGACCGCCATGCGGACGGCGTGGACATCCTGGTCAACAACGCCGGGATCGGCGGTGCACGCCCGCTGTCGGAGATCGAGGAGGAGGAGTACGACAAGGTCTTCGCGGTGAATGTGAAGGCGCCGTTCTTCATCGTGCGCCGCGGCCTGGACCGGTTGAGGGACGGCGGTCGTGTCATCAACATCTCCTCCGGCCTGTCCAGGACCGCGGCGATACCGCAGCAGATCGCCTATGCGATGACGAAGGGCGCCCTGGACGTCTTCACCCGCGACCTGTCCAAGGTGCTGGGCCATCGCGGCATCACCGTGAACTCGGTGGCGCCCGGGATCATCGACACCGACAACACCGCCGAGTTGCTGCACGGCACGCAGGACGGCGCGGCCTGGGCCGCCTCCATATCGGCACTGGGCCGCGTGGGCACCCCGGCGGACGTCGCCGACGTGGTGGCGTTCCTGGCCTCGGACGCCGGCCGGTGGGTCACGGGCAGCTGGGTGGACGCGACGGGAGGTTCGCTGACGTAG
- a CDS encoding SIS domain-containing protein, translating into MTPTTPDPQRDLPGRTMAREMAEQPAVLRRILDEGAPRIREVAREVAARKPRFVLLTARGTSDNAALYAKYLLEIRLGLPCGLTSMSTTTAYGARPDLTDVLVITVSQSGGSPDLVASTRAAREAGALTLAVTNNPDSPLAAVSEYHIDVMAGEEKALPATKTYTASLLALYLFVEGLRGGDGAPAKALPDLAEQLLARQDEVRALAARYRFAERMVITSRGYGYPTAKEAALKLMETSYIPALSYSGADLLHGPLAMVDNVSPVIAVVTDGKGGAALQPVLDRLRGRGADLVVIGPTSQVEQASAGFVLPTEGVAEEVQPILEIIPLQLLAYEVTIARGQDPDAPRALAKVTETH; encoded by the coding sequence ATGACGCCGACGACGCCGGACCCTCAGCGAGACCTCCCGGGACGGACCATGGCCCGGGAGATGGCCGAACAGCCCGCCGTGCTGCGCCGCATCCTCGACGAGGGGGCGCCGCGCATCCGGGAGGTGGCCCGCGAGGTCGCCGCCCGCAAGCCCCGGTTCGTGCTGCTGACGGCCCGCGGCACCTCGGACAACGCCGCGCTCTACGCCAAGTACCTCCTGGAGATCCGCCTCGGCCTGCCCTGCGGTCTCACCTCGATGTCCACGACCACGGCCTACGGCGCCCGCCCCGACCTCACCGACGTCCTCGTCATCACCGTCAGTCAGTCCGGCGGCTCCCCGGACCTGGTCGCCTCGACGCGGGCCGCCCGCGAGGCCGGCGCCCTCACGCTCGCCGTGACCAACAACCCCGACTCACCGCTGGCCGCCGTCTCCGAGTACCACATCGACGTCATGGCCGGTGAGGAGAAGGCGCTCCCCGCGACCAAGACCTACACCGCCTCCCTCCTCGCCCTCTATCTCTTCGTCGAAGGACTGCGCGGCGGCGACGGCGCCCCCGCGAAGGCACTGCCCGACCTCGCCGAGCAACTCCTCGCCCGCCAGGACGAGGTCCGCGCCCTCGCCGCCCGCTACCGCTTCGCCGAGCGCATGGTCATCACCTCACGCGGCTACGGCTACCCCACCGCCAAGGAAGCCGCCCTGAAGCTGATGGAGACCAGCTATATCCCCGCGCTCTCCTACTCCGGCGCCGATCTCCTGCACGGTCCGCTCGCCATGGTCGACAACGTCTCGCCGGTCATCGCCGTCGTGACGGACGGCAAGGGCGGCGCCGCGCTCCAGCCCGTACTCGACCGGCTGCGCGGCCGCGGCGCCGACCTCGTCGTCATCGGGCCGACGAGCCAGGTCGAGCAGGCATCGGCGGGGTTCGTCCTGCCGACCGAGGGTGTGGCCGAGGAGGTCCAGCCGATCCTCGAGATCATCCCGCTCCAGCTCCTCGCCTACGAGGTCACCATCGCCCGCGGCCAGGACCCGGACGCCCCGCGCGCCCTGGCAAAGGTGACGGAGACGCACTGA
- a CDS encoding RNA polymerase sigma factor SigF — protein MTNGDGPVRDEERGTRKFSAGSAGGPGGPPRMAEGVDGIPEQARPHPEGQASAVMAPVQTGPAGADEALSVRGGARRDAGGATGTSSGGRRTTGGTMSEHERNAEQGVPVGAQHDPQDRSGARAMFVELRKLKEGSPEYAELRNKLVRMHLPLVEHLARRFRNRGEPLDDLTQVATIGLIKSVDRFDPERGVEFSTYATPTVVGEIKRHFRDKGWAVRVPRRLQELRLALTTATAELSQQHGRSPTVHELAEKLAISEEEVLEGLESANAYSTLSLDVPDTDDESPAVADTLGAEDEALEGVEYRESLKPLLEDLPPREKRILLLRFFGNMTQSQIAQEVGISQMHVSRLLARTLAQLRDKLLVEE, from the coding sequence GTGACGAACGGGGACGGGCCGGTGCGGGACGAAGAGCGCGGCACACGGAAGTTCTCCGCCGGGAGCGCGGGTGGCCCGGGTGGGCCGCCGCGCATGGCGGAAGGCGTGGACGGCATCCCCGAGCAGGCCCGTCCGCACCCGGAGGGCCAGGCGTCGGCGGTCATGGCACCCGTGCAGACGGGTCCGGCCGGAGCGGACGAGGCGCTCTCCGTCCGGGGCGGCGCACGACGGGATGCAGGCGGAGCCACGGGCACGTCCTCCGGAGGGCGGCGGACGACGGGCGGGACGATGAGCGAGCACGAGCGAAACGCTGAGCAGGGTGTGCCGGTCGGCGCACAGCACGACCCACAGGACCGCAGCGGCGCGCGGGCGATGTTCGTCGAACTGCGCAAGCTGAAGGAAGGCAGCCCGGAGTACGCCGAGCTGCGCAACAAGCTGGTCCGTATGCACCTGCCGCTCGTCGAGCACCTCGCGCGCCGCTTCCGCAACCGCGGCGAGCCGCTGGACGATCTGACCCAGGTCGCCACCATCGGGCTGATCAAGTCGGTCGACCGCTTCGACCCGGAGCGGGGCGTCGAGTTCTCGACCTACGCGACCCCGACGGTCGTCGGCGAGATCAAGCGGCACTTCCGCGACAAGGGCTGGGCTGTGCGGGTGCCGCGGCGCCTGCAGGAGCTGCGCCTGGCCCTGACCACGGCCACGGCCGAGCTGTCCCAGCAGCACGGCCGCTCTCCGACGGTCCATGAACTGGCCGAGAAGCTGGCCATCTCGGAGGAGGAGGTCCTGGAGGGCCTGGAGTCCGCCAACGCGTACTCGACGCTGTCCCTGGACGTCCCCGACACGGACGACGAGTCCCCGGCGGTCGCGGACACGCTCGGCGCGGAGGACGAGGCGCTGGAGGGCGTCGAGTACCGCGAGTCGCTCAAGCCGCTGCTGGAGGACCTTCCTCCGCGGGAGAAGCGGATCCTGCTGCTGCGCTTCTTCGGCAACATGACCCAGTCGCAGATCGCGCAGGAGGTCGGCATCTCGCAGATGCACGTCTCGCGTCTGCTGGCGCGGACGCTGGCCCAGCTGCGGGACAAGCTGCTGGTGGAGGAGTAG
- the nagB gene encoding glucosamine-6-phosphate deaminase, with the protein MEVVIVPDAQAGGELIAEAMAQLLRRKPDALLGVATGSTPLPVYEALAAKARSGAVDVSRARVAQLDEYVGLPADHPESYRSVLRREVLEPLGIGMDAFLGPDGTAEDVQAACAAYDRALTEAGGVDLQLLGIGTDGHIGFNEPCSSLASRTRIKTLTEQTRIDNARFFDGDIAQVPHHVITQGIGTILEARHLVLLATGEGKADAVAATVEGPVAAVCPASALQLHPHATVVVDEAAASKLKLADYFRHTYANKPDWQGI; encoded by the coding sequence GTGGAAGTTGTCATCGTTCCGGACGCCCAGGCGGGTGGCGAGCTCATCGCCGAGGCCATGGCACAGCTGCTCCGACGCAAGCCCGACGCCCTGCTCGGTGTGGCCACCGGGTCGACACCGTTGCCCGTGTACGAGGCCCTGGCAGCGAAGGCGCGTTCCGGTGCCGTGGACGTTTCACGGGCGCGTGTCGCCCAGCTCGACGAATACGTCGGACTCCCCGCGGACCACCCGGAGTCGTACCGTTCCGTCCTCCGGCGAGAGGTGCTGGAGCCGCTCGGCATAGGCATGGACGCCTTCCTGGGGCCCGACGGCACCGCAGAGGACGTCCAGGCCGCGTGCGCGGCGTACGACAGGGCGCTCACCGAGGCCGGAGGCGTGGATCTGCAGCTGCTCGGGATCGGAACCGACGGGCACATCGGGTTCAACGAGCCGTGCTCCTCACTCGCCTCCCGCACCCGTATCAAGACGCTCACCGAGCAGACACGTATCGACAACGCCCGCTTCTTCGACGGCGACATCGCCCAGGTGCCGCACCATGTGATCACCCAGGGCATAGGCACCATCCTCGAGGCGCGGCACCTGGTGCTGCTGGCGACCGGCGAGGGCAAGGCGGACGCGGTCGCCGCGACCGTCGAGGGCCCGGTGGCCGCCGTCTGCCCGGCCTCCGCGCTCCAACTCCACCCGCACGCGACCGTTGTCGTGGACGAGGCCGCCGCGTCCAAGCTGAAGCTCGCCGACTACTTCCGCCACACCTACGCCAACAAGCCCGACTGGCAGGGCATCTAG
- a CDS encoding UBP-type zinc finger domain-containing protein, with the protein MKQCTHGDALPDPEPKPQSETCLECLAAGTHPVQLRLCLECGHVGCCDSSPLRHATAHHEASGHPVMRTFEPGEKWRWCFVDHVLV; encoded by the coding sequence ATGAAACAGTGCACGCACGGCGACGCGCTGCCGGACCCCGAGCCCAAGCCCCAGAGCGAGACCTGCCTGGAGTGCCTCGCCGCCGGTACGCACCCGGTGCAACTGCGGCTGTGCCTGGAGTGTGGACACGTGGGCTGCTGCGACTCCTCGCCCCTTCGGCACGCCACGGCGCACCACGAGGCCAGCGGCCACCCGGTGATGCGCACTTTCGAACCGGGTGAGAAGTGGCGCTGGTGCTTCGTCGACCATGTACTCGTGTGA
- a CDS encoding TetR/AcrR family transcriptional regulator, with protein MVESQDTDRRTEPLPGGLTGAAAEREPATESTPARGGSGSSRPRGRPRSFDRGTALEKALLAFWEHGYEATSVSDLTRVMGIGAPSLYAAFGDKRSLFEEVVGVYDERYGSFGDRALAEEPTARAAVERMLREAAELYTAPGHPHGCLVIHAAANCTTPGIEASLRVRRKANIDAFESRIRAGVAAGELPADTDARTLARYVGAIIQGMSQQARDGATREELEALAEVALAVWPRARTDRDYAPSGPSGWPGRMRAGMDV; from the coding sequence ATGGTGGAGAGCCAGGACACCGACCGACGGACCGAGCCGCTGCCCGGGGGGCTGACGGGGGCCGCGGCCGAGCGCGAGCCCGCGACCGAGTCGACGCCGGCGCGCGGCGGTTCCGGGTCGTCCCGCCCACGCGGACGCCCCCGTTCCTTCGACCGCGGGACCGCACTCGAAAAGGCCCTCCTCGCGTTCTGGGAGCACGGTTACGAGGCCACCTCCGTCTCCGACCTCACCCGGGTCATGGGGATCGGCGCGCCGAGCCTGTACGCGGCGTTCGGCGACAAGCGGTCCCTCTTCGAGGAGGTCGTCGGCGTCTACGACGAGCGGTACGGATCCTTCGGTGACCGGGCCCTCGCCGAGGAGCCCACCGCTCGCGCCGCTGTCGAGCGGATGCTGCGCGAGGCCGCCGAGCTCTACACCGCCCCCGGGCACCCGCACGGCTGCCTCGTCATCCACGCCGCCGCCAACTGCACGACGCCGGGGATCGAGGCGTCCCTGCGGGTGCGGCGCAAGGCCAACATCGACGCCTTCGAGAGCCGTATCCGGGCCGGGGTCGCCGCCGGCGAGCTGCCCGCCGATACCGATGCCCGCACGCTCGCCCGGTACGTCGGCGCGATCATCCAGGGCATGTCCCAACAGGCGCGCGACGGGGCCACTCGGGAGGAACTGGAAGCGCTCGCCGAGGTGGCCCTGGCCGTCTGGCCCCGCGCACGAACCGACCGGGACTACGCTCCGAGTGGGCCGTCGGGATGGCCAGGACGGATGCGTGCGGGCATGGATGTCTGA